A single genomic interval of Melanotaenia boesemani isolate fMelBoe1 chromosome 4, fMelBoe1.pri, whole genome shotgun sequence harbors:
- the s1pr5b gene encoding sphingosine 1-phosphate receptor 5b — MEASSYAYAGTPPASTIISTSPTSSSFEFLQIFREYHNKAVIVEHYNYTGKLQKDRYREGLPPERIAFLVVCLLIILENTVVLIAIWRNKKFHLPMFYLLGNLTLSDLLAGITYMANILMSGHNTLKLTPLQWFFREGGVFITLAASVISLLAIAIERHVTMVTMRPYHGTKRGRMMALIIASWALAGFLGILPILGWNCIHKLDQCSTVLPLYAKSYILFCVSVFSAVLLAIVVLYARVFRIVRINTQRQRLGLSGSMRKGLARKSQKYIALLKTVTIVLGVFIACWLPLFILLLLDFFCPAQNCPLLHKADYFLVLAIINSLLNPIIYTLTSKDIRRAILRLLCRPCLMTKDGQVKKIGMSFLECSFSKSEVASQKLEPGLETTISSGNAITTSSPIKALYPKLFKS, encoded by the coding sequence ATGGAGGCATCAAGTTATGCTTATGCAGGGACCCCTCCTGCATCAACAATAATCTCCACCTCCCCTACTTCTTCATCTTTCGAATTCCTGCAGATTTTTAGGGAGTACCACAACAAAGCTGTCATTGTGGAACATTACAACTACACCGGCAAGCTGCAGAAAGACCGCTACCGTGAAGGGCTGCCACCCGAGCGCATTGCATTCCTGGTGGTGTGCCTCCTCATCATCCTGGAGAACACTGTGGTTCTCATTGCCATATGGAGGAACAAGAAGTTCCACCTACCCATGTTTTACTTGCTGGGAAATCTAACTTTGTCAGACCTGTTGGCAGGGATAACCTACATGGCCAATATCCTCATGTCAGGACACAATACTTTAAAATTGACACCGTTGCAGTGGTTTTTCAGAGAGGGAGGGGTCTTCATCACCCTGGCTGCTTCTGTCATCAGTCTGTTAGCCATTGCAATTGAACGGCATGTTACTATGGTGACAATGCGACCATATCATGGGACAAAGCGGGGGCGGATGATGGCACTCATCATTGCAAGCTGGGCCCTGGCAGGGTTTTTAGGGATCCTCCCAATTTTGGGATGGAACTGCATCCACAAACTGGACCAGTGCTCGACAGTGCTCCCACTTTATGCCAAAAGCTACATTCtcttctgtgtgtctgtgtttagtGCAGTGCTATTGGCCATTGTTGTCCTTTATGCCCGGGTTTTCCGCATTGTCCGCATCAACACGCAACGCCAGCGGCTGGGTCTGTCAGGCAGCATGAGGAAGGGCTTAGCAAGAAAGTCACAGAAGTACATCGCCCTCCTCAAGACAGTGACCATTGTGCTTGGGGTCTTCATTGCTTGTTGGCTGCCTCTTTTCATACTCCTTCTCTTGGACTTTTTCTGCCCTGCCCAAAACTGCCCACTGCTCCACAAGGCTGATTACTTCCTAGTACTAGCAATAATCAACTCACTACTCAATCCGATCATCTATACTCTGACCAGTAAGGACATTAGGAGAGCCATTCTGAGGCTGCTGTGTCGGCCGTGTCTGATGACCAAAGATGGACAGGTGAAGAAGATTGGGATGTCATTCCTGGAGTGCAGTTTCAGTAAAAGTGAGGTGGCCTCCCAGAAGTTAGAGCCTGGATTGGAGACAACCATTTCTTCAGGGAACGCCATCACCACTTCATCTCCAATTAAAGCTCTTTACCCCAAACTCTTCAAGTCATAA
- the keap1b gene encoding kelch-like ECH-associated protein 1B, which yields MTECLTECKALVTPSTRNGHRVFSYTLESHTSAAFAIMNELRLERQLCDVTLRVRYKDLEAVDFVAHKVVLASSSPVFRAMFTNGLKECGMELVPIEGIHPRVMDRLIEFAYTASISVGEKCVIHVMNGAVMYQIDSVVKACCDFLVQQLDPSNAIGIASFAEQIGCTELHQKAREYIYLNFSQIATQEEFFNLTHCQLVNLISRDELNVRCESEVFQACVAWVRYDRENRRPYVQALLLAVRCHSLTPNFLQAQLQSLDWDPQCKDYLAQIFQDLTLHKPTKLIPCRTPKVPQLIYTAGGYFRQSLSYLEAYNPCTGAWLRLADLQVPRSGLAACVISGLFYAVGGRNNAPDGNMDSNALDCYNPMNNCWLPCAPMSVPRNRIGVGVIDGMIYAVGGSHGCIHHNSVERYDPERDQWQLVAPMLTRRIGVGVAVINRLLYAVGGFDGANRLSSCECYNPDRDEWRTMAPMNTVRSGAGVCALGNHIFVMGGYDGTNQLNSVERYDVETDTWNFAASMRHRRSALGVTALHGRIYVLGGYDGNTFLDSVECYDPEQDTWSEVTHMTSGRSGVGVAVTMEPCQKDLLQCQNSERERGAPSPTSQSAKAGCHLTGPFV from the exons ATGACAGAGTGCCTGACAGAATGCAAGGCGCTGGTGACTCCATCCACGCGCAATGGTCACCGTGTCTTCAGCTACACGCTGGAGAGCCATACGTCGGCTGCCTTCGCCATCATGAACgagctgcgtctggagcggcaGCTGTGTGACGTCACGCTGCGGGTGCGCTACAAGGACCTGGAGGCGGTGGATTTCGTGGCGCACAAGGTGGTGCTGGCCTCCTCGTCCCCCGTCTTTCGGGCCATGTTTACCAACGGCCTGAAGGAGTGCGGGATGGAGTTGGTTCCCATTGAAGGGATTCACCCCAGG GTCATGGATAGACTGATAGAGTTTGCCTACACAGCCAGCATCTCTGTGGGCGAGAAGTGTGTCATCCATGTGATGAATGGCGCCGTCATGTACCAGATAGACAGCGTGGTTAAGGCATGCTGCGATTTCCTTGTCCAGCAGCTTGACCCCAGCAACGCCATCGGCATCGCCAGCTTCGCTGAGCAGATTGGTTGCACAGAGCTCCACCAGAAGGCCAGAGAATACATCTATTTGAACTTCAGCCAG ATAGCAACCCAGGAGGAGTTCTTCAACTTGACCCACTGCCAGCTGGTCAACCTCATCAGCCGGGACGAGCTCAACGTGCGCTGCGAGTCTGAAGTCTTCCAGGCATGTGTGGCCTGGGTGCGGTACGACCGAGAGAACCGGCGTCCGTATGTCCAAGCCTTACTCCTGGCTGTCCGCTGCCATTCCCTCACCCCCAACTTCCTCCAGGCCCAGCTCCAGTCTTTGGACTGGGATCCACAGTGTAAAGACTACCTGGCCCAGATCTTCCAAGACCTCACCCTCCACAAACCCACCAAACTTATTCCTTGTAGAACTCCAAAGGTGCCACAGCTCATCTACACAGCTGGGGGTTATTTCCGTCAGTCTCTCAGCTACCTGGAGGCGTATAATCCCTGCACGGGAGCCTGGCTgaggttagcggacctgcaggtACCTCGCAGTGGTCTGGCAGCCTGTGTGATCAGTGGGCTTTTCTATGCTGTTGGTGGTAGAAACAACGCGCCTGATGGCAACATGGACTCAAATGCTTTGGACTGCTACAATCCTATGAACAACTGCTGGCTGCCGTGTGCTCCAATGAGTGTTCCCAGGAACCGAATCGGGGTCGGCGTCATCGATGGCATGATATACGCTGTTGGTGGTTCACACGGCTGCATTCATCATAATAGCGTGGAAAG GTATGATCCAGAGCGGGACCAGTGGCAGCTGGTAGCCCCAATGTTAACGCGGCGTATAGGTGTGGGCGTTGCTGTCATTAACCGGCTGCTTTATGCAGTGGGGGGGTTTGATGGTGCCAACCGGCTCAGTTCCTGTGAATGCTACAACCCTGACAGGGATGAGTGGAGGACCATGGCCCCGATGAACACTGTGCGGTCCGGCGCAG GTGTGTGTGCACTGGGAAATCACATCTTTGTGATGGGCGGATATGATGGCACCAACCAGCTGAACTCAGTAGAGCGCTATGATGTAGAAACAGATACATGGAACTTTGCTGCCTCCATGAGGCACAGGCGCAGCGCTCTGGGAGTCACTGCCTTACACGGACGCATCTATGTATTAG GAGGTTATGATGGCAACACTTTCCTGGACAGCGTGGAGTGTTACGATCCAGAGCAGGACACCTGGTCGGAGGTGACGCACATGACATCGGGGCGTAGCGGCGTGGGTGTGGCTGTCACTATGGAGCCCTGCCAAAAGGATCTGCTGCAGTGTCAGAACTCTGAGAGGGAGAGAGGTGCACCGTCGCCAACCAGTCAATCTGCCAAAGCTGGTTGTCACCTCACTGGACCCTTTGTGTAA